The following proteins are encoded in a genomic region of Variovorax paradoxus:
- a CDS encoding enoyl-CoA hydratase/isomerase family protein — protein sequence MSGSQISLRREGAVAFVTLSNAGRLNAMTRAMWRELRAVFDGIGQPDDTELRCVVVGGEAGTFCAGGDISEYPSFRFDEASLREFHENEVWGALQAMLDCPLPVVAQIEGACMGAGIEIASCCDIRLAGASAKFGAPIAKLGFPMAPREAALVHGAIGDVLARDMLLAAGVHGAQRLYDAGFLLQVLPDDEVAAAAQAHAARIAALAPQAARLHKRTFAMLKAGAQSTESLLATAYDYADSAEHREGIAAFLAKRTPNF from the coding sequence ATGAGCGGCAGCCAGATTTCCTTGCGCCGCGAGGGCGCCGTTGCGTTCGTCACCTTGTCGAACGCGGGGCGCCTCAATGCGATGACGCGCGCCATGTGGCGCGAGCTGCGTGCGGTGTTCGACGGCATCGGCCAGCCCGATGACACGGAGCTTCGATGCGTCGTTGTCGGCGGCGAAGCGGGAACCTTCTGCGCGGGTGGCGACATCTCCGAATACCCGTCGTTCCGTTTCGACGAAGCCAGTTTGCGCGAATTCCACGAGAACGAAGTCTGGGGCGCGCTGCAGGCCATGCTCGATTGCCCGCTGCCCGTGGTCGCGCAGATCGAAGGCGCGTGCATGGGCGCCGGCATCGAGATTGCGAGCTGCTGCGACATCCGGCTTGCTGGCGCCTCCGCGAAGTTCGGCGCCCCTATTGCCAAGCTCGGTTTTCCGATGGCGCCCCGAGAAGCCGCATTGGTTCACGGCGCCATCGGCGACGTGCTCGCGCGCGACATGCTGCTGGCCGCCGGCGTGCACGGCGCACAGCGCCTCTACGACGCCGGCTTTCTGCTGCAAGTGCTGCCCGACGACGAAGTGGCCGCCGCCGCGCAGGCGCATGCGGCGCGCATCGCTGCATTGGCACCGCAGGCCGCGCGCCTCCACAAGCGCACCTTCGCGATGCTGAAGGCCGGCGCGCAGTCGACCGAGAGCCTGCTCGCAACCGCCTACGACTACGCCGATTCCGCCGAACACCGCGAAGGCATCGCCGCCTTTCTGGCCAAGCGCACACCGAATTTCTGA
- a CDS encoding malonate--CoA ligase: MKTKANPNLFAALRAAFPADLDSIAVETDNGLFYSWRDLDRASAMIANLLGALGLEEGARVAVQVEKSVEAMILYLATLRAGYVFLPLNTAYQSAEIEYFVGNAEPAVVVCTSRNASWVGPIANAAGTRHVFTLDDNRTGTLLEVASQCSDQHAVVDRKADDLAAILYTSGTTGRSKGAMLTHGNLLSNAQVLKDYWGWTEGDVLIHALPIFHVHGLFVALHGALLNGSKMIWLSKFDPKRVVEKLPEASVFMGVPTLYVRLLAEPGLTREAVRNMRLFVAGSAPLLIETFDEWRERTGHTILERYGMSETVMLTSNPYSPAQGERRGGTVGFALPGVQLRVRDDSGRDCTTDEIGNIEVSGPNVFAGYWRMPEKTKEEFTADGFFKTGDVGKIDGRGYITIVGRSKDLIISGGYNVYPAEIEGYINELAGVAESAVIGVPHPDFGEVGVAIVIAKAGGALDADAIVAELKSKLANFKIPKRCFVVDELPRNTMGKVQKALLRERHKGLFT, translated from the coding sequence ATGAAGACGAAAGCCAACCCCAACCTGTTTGCCGCCTTGCGCGCGGCCTTTCCGGCCGACCTCGACAGCATTGCCGTCGAGACCGACAACGGCCTGTTCTACTCGTGGCGAGATCTCGATCGCGCGAGCGCGATGATCGCCAACCTGCTCGGAGCGCTGGGCCTGGAAGAGGGCGCCCGCGTCGCGGTGCAGGTCGAGAAGTCGGTCGAGGCGATGATCCTGTATCTCGCCACCTTGCGTGCCGGCTACGTGTTCCTGCCGCTCAACACGGCCTATCAGAGCGCCGAGATCGAATACTTCGTCGGCAATGCGGAACCCGCCGTGGTGGTGTGCACCAGCCGCAATGCCTCATGGGTCGGGCCGATCGCCAATGCGGCGGGCACGCGGCATGTGTTCACGCTGGACGACAACCGCACCGGCACGCTGCTGGAAGTTGCCTCGCAGTGCAGCGACCAGCATGCGGTGGTCGACCGAAAAGCGGACGACCTAGCGGCGATTCTCTACACCAGCGGCACGACGGGCCGCAGCAAGGGCGCCATGCTCACGCATGGCAACCTGCTGTCGAACGCCCAGGTGCTCAAGGACTACTGGGGCTGGACAGAAGGCGACGTGCTGATCCACGCGCTGCCGATCTTCCATGTGCACGGCCTCTTCGTCGCACTGCACGGTGCGCTGCTCAACGGCAGCAAGATGATCTGGCTTTCGAAGTTCGACCCCAAGCGCGTGGTCGAGAAGCTGCCCGAAGCCTCCGTGTTCATGGGCGTGCCCACGCTCTACGTGCGGCTGCTGGCCGAGCCGGGGCTCACGCGCGAAGCGGTGCGCAACATGCGGCTCTTCGTCGCGGGCTCCGCGCCGCTGCTCATCGAAACCTTCGACGAGTGGCGCGAGCGCACCGGCCACACCATTCTCGAGCGCTACGGCATGAGCGAAACGGTGATGCTCACCTCCAACCCCTACAGCCCGGCGCAGGGCGAACGCCGCGGCGGCACGGTCGGCTTTGCTTTGCCCGGCGTGCAACTGCGCGTGCGAGACGACAGCGGGCGCGACTGCACCACCGACGAGATCGGCAACATCGAAGTCAGCGGCCCGAACGTGTTCGCCGGCTACTGGCGCATGCCCGAGAAGACGAAAGAAGAGTTCACCGCCGACGGTTTCTTCAAGACCGGCGACGTCGGCAAGATCGACGGCCGCGGCTACATCACCATCGTCGGACGCAGCAAGGACCTCATCATCAGCGGCGGCTACAACGTCTATCCCGCCGAGATCGAGGGCTACATCAACGAGCTGGCCGGCGTGGCCGAAAGCGCGGTGATCGGCGTGCCGCACCCCGACTTCGGCGAAGTGGGCGTGGCCATCGTCATTGCGAAGGCAGGCGGCGCGCTGGACGCCGATGCCATCGTGGCGGAGCTCAAGTCGAAGCTCGCGAACTTCAAGATTCCGAAGCGCTGCTTCGTGGTGGACGAACTGCCGCGCAACACCATGGGCAAGGTGCAGAAGGCGCTGCTGCGCGAGCGGCACAAGGGGTTGTTCACCTAG
- a CDS encoding phenylacetaldoxime dehydratase family protein — MESAIAEHLKCPRTRHRRVEDDYAPPYPVWSARAPAAVRQVVMGYFGVQSRGADMQGRACAALMKIAAGFALPDGPGHHDFAHHVDADGYDHMIAIAYWDDPAAHARWCAAPETDAWWRSEERLTEGLGYFREVVSPRVEHFETMFNTPDRLEGVGVVMGGVSGELQEHGYWGSMRDRIPLSQNDAMAPSGTRAVIAGTPAPGQRVRVAGHENIAMIRSGQEWADTTGQERKLYLEEMEPVLREGMDFLRDQGLGIGCYSNRYMHHLDAKGTPLEKSFGLSFWRSLADMERWAESHPTHVAIFGSFMRYVQALNFQLQLRVYHEVSVLKADEQSYEYINCHARSGLMNGLAAA; from the coding sequence ATGGAATCCGCCATTGCAGAGCACCTGAAATGTCCACGCACGCGCCACCGCCGCGTGGAGGACGACTACGCGCCGCCCTACCCCGTCTGGTCGGCACGCGCGCCGGCCGCGGTGAGGCAGGTGGTGATGGGCTACTTCGGCGTGCAGTCGCGCGGCGCCGATATGCAGGGGCGCGCTTGCGCCGCGCTGATGAAGATCGCGGCCGGCTTCGCGCTGCCCGACGGCCCCGGCCACCACGATTTCGCACACCACGTCGATGCCGACGGCTACGACCACATGATCGCCATCGCCTACTGGGACGACCCCGCAGCCCATGCGCGCTGGTGCGCGGCGCCCGAGACCGATGCGTGGTGGCGCTCGGAAGAACGGCTGACAGAGGGCCTCGGCTACTTCCGTGAAGTGGTGTCACCGCGCGTCGAGCACTTCGAGACCATGTTCAACACGCCGGACCGGCTCGAAGGCGTGGGCGTGGTGATGGGCGGCGTGAGCGGCGAACTGCAGGAGCACGGCTACTGGGGTTCGATGCGTGACCGCATTCCGCTGTCGCAAAACGATGCCATGGCACCCTCCGGCACACGCGCCGTCATTGCCGGCACGCCGGCTCCCGGGCAGCGCGTGCGCGTTGCGGGCCACGAGAACATCGCGATGATCCGCTCCGGCCAGGAATGGGCCGACACTACCGGCCAAGAACGCAAGCTCTACCTGGAAGAGATGGAACCGGTACTGCGCGAAGGCATGGACTTCCTGCGCGACCAGGGTCTGGGCATCGGCTGCTACAGCAACCGCTACATGCACCATCTCGACGCCAAGGGCACGCCGCTCGAAAAATCGTTCGGCCTGAGCTTCTGGCGCTCGCTCGCCGACATGGAGCGATGGGCCGAGTCGCACCCGACGCACGTCGCGATCTTCGGCAGCTTCATGCGCTACGTGCAGGCGCTGAACTTCCAGCTGCAGCTGCGCGTGTACCACGAGGTGTCGGTGCTCAAGGCCGACGAGCAAAGCTACGAGTACATCAACTGCCATGCGCGCAGCGGGCTCATGAATGGCTTGGCCGCGGCCTAG
- a CDS encoding serine hydrolase: MWSDLDSLVEASMQEWKVPGLALAVIQDGEIAVLKGYGVRDTDTGLPVTVDTQFLLCSITKSFTAAGLGLLVDERKLEWSSPVRDVIPEFRLHDPVATERLTVRDLLCHHSGLPRHDWIHMPGDLSDAQMLAALRHLAPNKDLRDTFQYSNLGYLVAGMVTERISGQSYQAFTTERLMKPLGFSHFGFSIEALAAAEDAARPHAMDGDTRYRTPLSPIRAMPAGGINASVADLAKWSRFLLDGKANGRQLLSAQALREMTTPRVHMGRSEFAEIGDSHYGLGLFCEQYRGERTIAHSGSWTGWSTLMTMQPERRAGVVVLTNRTPGSVHAILTYAVLDRLCGREPVDWLGRLVPRRKQALEQQKIDEKASAEVRKSGTRPSHPLDDYVGGYEHPAYGRLRIEKEADGLGWRWRGIEEKLEHRHYDVFITPDRPTVLHPSKRTLTFRYDRQGHIDRVEIPLEEMVEDIVFRRIAAGDVLDAAFRRLCAGDYLHSGRVIEIRLDANGELGMTIPGQPTYRLLPADGRSFNVDTLEGYGVEFRRPSPDTVDAMIFHEPRTTALAPRVEKT, encoded by the coding sequence ATGTGGAGCGATCTTGACAGCCTCGTCGAAGCCTCGATGCAGGAATGGAAAGTACCCGGGCTTGCCCTGGCCGTGATCCAGGACGGCGAGATTGCCGTGCTCAAGGGCTACGGCGTGCGCGACACCGACACCGGCCTGCCCGTGACCGTCGATACGCAGTTCCTGCTGTGCTCGATCACCAAGTCGTTCACTGCGGCCGGCCTCGGCCTGCTGGTCGACGAGCGCAAGCTCGAATGGTCCAGTCCGGTGCGCGACGTGATCCCGGAATTTCGCCTGCACGACCCCGTGGCGACCGAGCGGCTGACCGTGCGCGACCTGCTGTGCCATCACAGCGGGCTGCCGCGGCACGACTGGATCCACATGCCCGGCGACCTGAGCGACGCGCAGATGCTGGCGGCGCTCAGGCACCTTGCACCGAACAAGGACCTGCGCGACACCTTTCAGTATTCGAACCTCGGCTACCTGGTCGCGGGAATGGTCACCGAGCGCATCAGCGGCCAGAGCTATCAGGCGTTCACCACCGAGCGCCTGATGAAGCCGCTGGGCTTCAGCCATTTCGGCTTCTCCATCGAAGCACTCGCGGCCGCGGAAGACGCCGCGCGCCCGCATGCGATGGATGGCGACACGCGGTACCGCACACCGCTGTCGCCGATTCGCGCGATGCCGGCCGGCGGCATCAACGCTTCGGTGGCCGATCTTGCGAAGTGGTCGCGCTTCCTGCTCGACGGCAAGGCGAACGGACGACAGCTGCTCTCGGCGCAGGCGCTGCGCGAGATGACGACACCGCGCGTGCACATGGGACGCTCCGAATTCGCCGAGATCGGCGACTCGCACTACGGCCTCGGCCTGTTCTGCGAGCAGTACCGCGGCGAGCGCACCATCGCGCACTCGGGCTCGTGGACCGGCTGGAGCACGCTCATGACGATGCAGCCCGAACGCCGCGCGGGCGTGGTGGTGCTGACGAACCGCACGCCGGGCAGCGTCCACGCGATCCTCACCTACGCGGTGCTCGACCGCCTCTGCGGCCGCGAGCCGGTCGACTGGCTCGGGCGGCTGGTGCCCCGGCGCAAGCAGGCGCTCGAACAGCAGAAGATCGACGAAAAAGCGAGCGCGGAAGTGCGCAAAAGCGGAACCCGGCCGAGCCACCCGCTCGACGACTATGTCGGCGGCTACGAGCACCCGGCCTACGGACGCCTGCGCATCGAAAAGGAAGCCGACGGCCTCGGCTGGCGCTGGCGCGGTATCGAGGAAAAACTCGAGCACCGCCACTACGATGTGTTCATCACCCCCGACAGGCCGACGGTGCTGCACCCCAGCAAGCGGACGCTCACGTTTCGCTACGACCGGCAGGGCCACATCGATCGCGTCGAGATACCGCTCGAGGAGATGGTCGAAGACATCGTGTTCCGCCGCATCGCGGCCGGCGACGTGCTGGATGCGGCGTTTCGCCGGCTGTGCGCCGGAGACTACCTGCACAGCGGCCGCGTGATCGAGATCAGGCTCGACGCCAACGGCGAACTCGGCATGACGATTCCGGGACAGCCCACTTACCGCCTGCTGCCGGCCGACGGACGCAGCTTCAACGTCGACACGCTCGAGGGCTACGGCGTGGAGTTCCGCCGGCCTTCGCCCGACACGGTGGACGCGATGATCTTTCACGAACCGCGCACCACCGCCCTCGCACCGAGGGTGGAGAAAACCTAG